One genomic region from Cucumis melo cultivar AY chromosome 9, USDA_Cmelo_AY_1.0, whole genome shotgun sequence encodes:
- the LOC103482888 gene encoding uncharacterized protein LOC103482888 → MWFRSIQRIGNTDGGGGLPGLVFNTFARHFSRKRAENLRKINPKLTPQEASLVAQDLYGVIQQHGPLTVSNAWIKAQESGVNGLSSKTHMKLLLKWMRGRRMLNLFCHYVGSNKKFLLCTPDDPRAEELKNSSESGPQRKKRAKSPTKRRKTSK, encoded by the exons ATGTGGTTTCGCAGTATCCAAAGAATTGGAAATACTGATGGAGGTGGAGGTCTTCCTGGCCTTGTGTTCAACACATTTGCGAGGCATTTCTCGAGGAAGCGAGCAGAAAATCTTAGGAAGATTAATCCCAAGTTGACCCCTCAGGAAGCTTCTTTGGTTGCTCAAGATCTCTATGGTGTTATCCAGCAGCACGGCCCTCTCACCGTTTCCAATGCTTGGATTAAAGCTCAG GAATCTGGCGTGAATGGATTGAGCAGCAAAACACACATGAAGCTACTGCTGAAATGGATGAGGGGAAGGAGGATGCTGAACCTTTTCTGCCACTATGTTGGTTCCAACAAGAAATTTCTGCTTTGTACTCCCGATGATCCTCGTGCCGAAGAGTTGAAGAATTCTTCAGAATCGGGACCCCAGAGAAAGAAGAGAGCGAAATCACCaacaaagagaagaaagacatcAAAATAG
- the LOC103482889 gene encoding RING-H2 finger protein ATL79-like gives MRPTPLDADETVRFQPPPSPPCHDLRACTWRPYSNSRDFEANAAVVVIILLCGLICALALNTAIRCFLRRRGTSDDDSNDSRQEELQEETKPTLVEKLKMAPALVFSAEMKPKLAGAEAECTICLTEFSEGEEIRVLAICKHGFHVQCIQTWLISHSSCPTCRRSYLPPSPSSSVSGGDGNP, from the coding sequence atgcgGCCAACTCCTTTAGACGCCGACGAGACCGTCCGCTTCCAACCACCGCCATCGCCTCCGTGCCACGACCTCCGCGCCTGTACTTGGCGACCGTACTCCAATTCCAGAGACTTCGAAGCCAACGCCGCCGTCGTCGTCATCATCCTCCTCTGTGGTCTCATCTGCGCTCTCGCTCTCAACACCGCCATCCGCTGCTTCCTCCGTCGTCGCGGCACTTCCGATGATGATTCGAATGATAGCCGGCAGGAGGAACTTCAAGAGGAGACGAAGCCGACGCTAGTGGAAAAATTGAAGATGGCTCCGGCACTCGTGTTCTCGGCGGAAATGAAGCCGAAACTCGCCGGTGCGGAAGCAGAGTGTACGATTTGCTTGACAGAGTTCTCGGAAGGGGAAGAGATTCGAGTATTGGCGATTTGTAAGCACGGATTTCATGTTCAGTGTATTCAAACGTGGTTGATTTCACATTCTTCTTGTCCAACTTGCCGCCGTAGTTACCTCCCTCCCTCGCCGTCGTCCTCTGTTAGCGGCGGCGACGGAAACCCCTGA